From a region of the Mercurialis annua linkage group LG1-X, ddMerAnnu1.2, whole genome shotgun sequence genome:
- the LOC126664774 gene encoding amino acid permease 3-like, producing MAAAKNHSSHQVFDVSIDMQTQVSASKWVDDDGRPKRTGTVWTASAHIITAVIGSGVLSLAWAIAQLGWVAGPAVMFLFSFVTYYTSTLLSACYRSGDPLTGKRNYTYMDAVRTNLGGAKVKICGFVQYLNLFGVAIGYTIASSISMMAIKRSNCFHASGGKNPCKMNANPYMIAFGITEIIFSQIPDFDQLWWLSILAAVMSFTYSIIGLGLGITQVAQNGKFMGSSTGISIGATVTQTQKIWRSFQALGDIAFAYSYSIILIEIQDTVKSPPSESKTMKKATLTSVSVTTLFYMLCGCFGYAAFGDMSPGNLLTGFGFYNPYWLLDIANVAIVVHLVGAYQVYCQPLFAFVEKAAAQRYPDNGFITEDIKIPIPGCRRPFNLNLFRVVWRTIFVVFTTVISMLLPFFNDIVGLLGALGFWPLTVYFPVEMYIAQKKIPKWSTRWLCLQILSAACLVITIAAAAGSIAGVIGDLKSIKPFQTVY from the exons ATGGCAGCAGCCAAGAATCATTCATCACACCAAGTTTTTGATGTCTCCATTGACATGCAAACTCAAGTTTCTGCTTCTAAATGGGTTGATGACGATGGCCGTCCCAAGCGAACTG GGACTGTGTGGACCGCAAGTGCCCATATAATAACAGCAGTGATAGGATCTGGAGTTCTGTCTTTAGCGTGGGCAATTGCTCAGCTTGGTTGGGTTGCTGGTCCGGCCGTTATgttcttgttttcttttgtCACTTACTACACTTCTACACTCCTCTCCGCTTGCTACCGTTCCGGCGATCCTCTTACCGGCAAACGAAATTACACTTACATGGATGCTGTTCGCACCAATCTTG GTGGAGCTAAGGTCAAGATATGTGGATTTGTTCaatatttgaatctttttggAGTTGCCATTGGTTACACAATTGCTTCATCTATTAGCATGAT GGCTATAAAAAGGTCGAACTGTTTTCACGCGAGTGGTGGCAAAAATCCATGCAAAATGAATGCAAATCCTTACATGATTGCGTTTGGAATTACAGAAATAATTTTCTCTCAAATTCCTGATTTTGATCAGCTATGGTGGCTCTCCATACTCGCTGCTGTTATGTCCTTTACTTACTCAATAATTGGTCTTGGACTTGGAATTACTCAAGTTGCACAAAATGGGAAATTCATGGGAAGTTCAACCGGAATTAGCATCGGAGCAACTGTAACTCAAACTCAGAAGATCTGGAGGAGCTTCCAAGCTCTCGGCGACATTGCTTTCGCCTATTCTTACTCTATCATACTAATTGAGATTCag GACACAGTAAAATCACCACCATCAGAATCCAAGACAATGAAGAAAGCAACTCTAACAAGTGTGTCAGTAACAACCCTTTTCTACATGTTATGTGGTTGCTTTGGCTATGCTGCATTCGGAGACATGTCTCCCGGAAATCTCTTAACCGGATTCGGCTTCTACAACCCCTATTGGCTACTAGACATTGCCAACGTCGCGATAGTAGTCCATCTAGTCGGTGCATACCAAGTCTACTGCCAACCCTTATTCGCATTCGTCGAAAAAGCAGCAGCACAAAGATATCCAGATAATGGATTCATTACTGAGGATATCAAAATTCCAATTCCCGGATGTCGCCGCCCCTTCAATCTCAATCTCTTTAGAGTGGTATGGAGGacaatttttgttgttttcacGACTGTGATATCAATGTTGCTTCCGTTCTTTAACGACATTGTTGGTTTGCTGGGAGCATTGGGATTTTGGCCATTGACCGTTTATTTTCCAGTAGAGATGTATATAGCACAAAAAAAGATACCAAAATGGAGCACAAGATGGCTCTGCCTTCAAATACTAAGTGCAGCTTGCCTTGTAATTACCATTGCTGCTGCTGCGGGATCCATTGCGGGAGTTATCGGTGATCTAAAGTCTATCAAGCCATTCCAGACTGTTTACTGA